CAGACGATGAACTGACACGCAGCAGAAAGATCAACCAAGCTCTCTCTCTCCAAGCCCCCCTGGCCCTTGCTGGGGGGCTCTCTTTTTGGACATCAAGTGACGTTCGCAACGAGCCCCGAACGAAGTGAGCGGGCGGTGCTGCCTTTCGCGCGGAAGGCTCCTTACGCCCGTGCGTCGAACACCCGTCACTTCGTTCCGGGCTCGTTACGGACGTCGCTGCCTCAACTCACGTCACCGTTCAGCTCACGCGCTCTTCCGCGCTCTTCCCACCATCACCCCCGCCACCACCCGCAGATCCCGCACCAGGCCCGCGTACGCCTCGCGTCGCTCCTCGCTCGAGGGCTTCCGCAGGATCGCCGACGGATGCCCCGTCGCCAGCACGAACTTCGCCCACTGCGTCCCCTCAATCAGCTTCCCGCCCTCACGAGTCACCCGGAACTTCGCCCCCAGCAGCGACTGCGCGGCCGTGGCCCCAAGGGCCACCACCACCCGCGGCCTCACCATTGCGATCTCGCGCTCCAGCCAAGGCCGGCACGCCTGCGTCTCCCTCGACGTCGGCTTGCTATGGATTCGCCGCTCGCCCTTCGGCTCGAACTTGAAGTGCTTTACCGCGTTGGTTACGTACACCTTGGACCGGTCGATCCCCGCCTCCTGCATCGCCTTGTCCAGCATCCGGCCTGCTGGCCCCACGAACGGCCGTCCCTCCCTCTCCTCGACATCCCCCGGCTGCTCGCCCACGAACATCACCCCGCCGGCCCGCTCGTTCCCCTCGCCGAACACCGCACGCGTCCCGCACTTCCAGATCCCGCACCCGCGGCACACCAGCACCGCCTTCCGCAGCACGTTCAGCGAGACCGCCCGCGCCGGGATGTACGCCTCCGCCGACGGCGCCTCGCCGCCCGACGGGAACTCCGGAACCTCACGCGCTCCACCCGGCTTCCCGCGTCGTTTCATTGCTTCACCATGCCTGTGTGGTACGAAACGGGCATGAGCCAGCGTGTCCTGAACTTGCCTGCCAGCTGGACGTCTGGAGGCCGCGTGCCTTGATGCACTCTTCTCACCCGCCCTCTCCCCCGCGCGACTTCGACGTCCTGATCGTCGGCGGCGGCCCCGCCGGGCTCTCGGCCGCGCTGGTGCTGGGCCGCTGCCGCCGCTCCGTGCTGGTCATCGACGCCGGCCACCCGCGCAACTACGCCTCGCGCTGGGCCCACAACTACCTCACCCGCGACGGCATCCCGCCCATGGAGCTCCTCCGCCTGGGGCGCGAAGAGATCGCTTCCTATGGCGTGCAGTTCAAGCAGGGCGTCGTCGCCAAGGCCGACTGCCTGAACCCCGGCTACAAGGTCGAACTGCTCAGCGGCGAGTCCTTCACCGGCCGCAAGCTGCTCCTGGCCACCGGCGTCACCGACGTCCTCCCCGACATCCCCAACCTCGAGGCCTTCTACGGCCTGGGCGTGCACCACTGCCCCTACTGCGACGGCTACGAGTACGCCGACCAGCCCATCGCAGCGCTCGGCGAGCCCAAGAAGGCCCTCGGCTCCGCCATGAACCTGCGCACCTGGTCGCCCCACATCACCGCCTGTTCCAACGGCCACCGCTTCAACACGCTCCAGCGCCGGCGTGCCGCCGAGCTCGGCATCACCCTCCGCCCCGAGCGCATCGTCAAGCTCGAGACCATCACCGGCGGCACGCCCGACGCCCCCCTCTACGGCGATCCCAAGCAGGACTTCAGCGTCGAGCACCACCACGAGCCCCACCGCCTGGCCCGCATCGTGTTCGAGTCCGGCGACCCGCTGCCCGTGGCCGCGCTGTTCTTCAACACCGACCAGGTGCAACGCAGCGACCTGCCCTTCAGCGTCGGGTGCGTGCGTAACGAGAAGGGCGGCATCCACCGCGACAGCCGCCAGCGCACGCAGGTCAGGGACGTCTACCTCGCCGGCGACGCGTCGCGCGATGTGCAGTTCGTGATCGTCGCCGCCGCCGAGGGCGCCAAGGCCGGCGTGGCGATCAACGCGGACTTTCAGAAGGAAGAGCGCGACGTTCGTTCGTAACAGACGTTCGGAACGAGCCCCGAACGAAGTGAGCGGGCCGGGTATTCAGCGTCGCCGTGCGCGCAAGCACCCCTCACTTCGTTCGGGGCTCGTTACGAACGCAACCGTCCTCTCTCACCGCACCATCTTCTCGAAACTCGCCGTCGCCGCCTCCGCGCACCGCGCGGTCGCCGTCGCGTTCCCCGTCACCACGCCGGGCTGGAAGGCATCCAGCCGCACCGTCGCCTCCTTGCTCTCTCCTGGCAGCAGCGAGCCGAAGTCCCACGTCAGGCGCTCCATGTCCAGCGCCCGCGCGTTGGGTGACAGCGTCGCGTTCACCGTCGTGTTCAGCGCCTCCACGTTCCCGGTGTTCGACACCCGCAGGTTCACGATCACCATGTTCGAATCAGCCGACGGCTCCGTCGCTTCCAGCACCAGGTTCAGCACCGGCTGCCCCACCACCATCGCCGTCTCCACGGCCGTGGTCCGCACATCGGGGTCCGTGCTCACGCTCGTCAGAGACAGAAAGCTCCCCGGCCGCTCCGCCCGCACCGGCACCGTGATCTCGCGCGTCCCGCCCGCGGGCACCAGCCCCACGTTCATCGACACCCGCGTGTCGCCGTTGGCCACCCGCAGCCCCGGGGGCAGCGTCGCCTGCACGTACGCGTCGGGGGCATCCATCCCCGAGGTGTTCGTCACCAGGAACCGCACCGGGATGTCCTCGCAGATCAGCCCCGACGCAGGCGTGATCACCTCCACCCGCAGCGGGCTGGCCGCGCCGCGGTCGACGACCACCACGCTCGGCTCCCGCCGCACCACGCTGGTCTCCTCCGTCACCACGGTGGTGTCGCGCACCGGCGCCACGGTCGTCGTCCTCACCCTCGCCGCCTCATCCGCGGCGCTGGTGCGGTACACCGCCATCGTGTCCCCCACCCCAGTCGGCGTGATCACCCGCTCATCGTCGTAGCGCTCCTCGTAGTACCCCCGGTTGGGCTGGCAGCCTCCCACCAGCGCCACGAGAATCCCCGCCCCAACCCCCATCGCCACCGGAACGACGATCCTGCTGGCCTTCATCGGTGCACTCCTTGCGTTTCAGGGCATCCCAAAGGGACACCCGTGCCCACCCCAGGTCGGGAGGGCCAACCGCACCGTGCCCCGTCAAAAGTTCGGCCCGGTGAATCCATCCTGAACCGGGCCTCGCAGCAGGGACCGTCGTGACCATCCTCCACGTCTGAGAACCTCTTCAGCCCGCAAACCCTTGCGGTCCCGCGGGAAGCCCCCGAATCCACGCGGAATCGAAAAGCCGAACCGATACATGGCAGCGTCGGGTATGCTGCCCGTTGCCCGGACTTGCCCCGATGGACGAGCACGACCACCAACACCTCGATTCCCACTGCCAGCACCAGTTCCTGGCCCAGCTCCTCCGGGGCATCGCACCGGACCTCAGCCTCTCCGCCGCCCGCCGCTTCTGCCAGATCGACCCCACCATCAAGGACCGCTACGACGAGGTCACCTGCCACCAGTGGCGTGACCTCTTTTCGTTGTGGGTCAACGACCTCGCCGCGGCCCTGGCGGTGTGCCGCCCCGCGATCCTGCACCGCCAGGTGGCGTGGAGCAAGTCGCTGTTCGGCGCCCGCAACGTCGCTCACGCCGACGTCGTCAACGCCCTCACCGCCCTCCGCGACGCCGTGCACCGCGAGATCCCCGATGACGACCGGCCCCTGGTGGCCGACTACATCTCCAGCACCATCGCCCACCTCAGCCAATGCCCCGGCTGCCCGCCGTGCGAGCTGGACCCCGACTGCCCCAAGGGCACCCTCGCCCTGCAGTACGTCGTCACCGTCCTGGAGGGCGACCGCCGGAAGGCGAGCGACCTCATCCTGGGCGCCCTTCACCGCGGCCTGCCCATCCGCGACATCTACCTCACCGTCCTGCTCCCCGCGATGCAGGAACTGGGCCGCATGTGGGAGCGCAACGAGATCGACGTGGCCGAGGAGCACTTCTGCACAGCGACCACCGAGATGGTGCTCAGCCAGCTCTACACCCACCTGCCCCGCGCCCCGCACAATGGCCGCACCGTGGTGCTGGCCGCCACCGAAGGCAACCATCACCAGATCGGCGTGCGCATGGTGGCCGACTTCTTTGAGATGGCAGGCTGGCGCTCGGTCTTCCTGGGCGCCAATGTTCCGGGCCACGACCTCGCGCTCGCCGTCGCCGACTTCAACGCCGACGTGCTCGCCATCGCCGCGTGCCTGCACGCCCACCTGCAGAGCGTGCAGGACGCCATCGCCATGGTCCGCAGCTGCCCGGAGGCACGCAACGCCCGCATCATCGTGGGCGGCCGCGGCTTCGAGGGCACGGACGGCCTCTGGGCCGACATGGGCGCCGATGCACTGGCCATGAGCCCCGACGACGCGGTCGCCCGCGCCGGCGAGCTCGTCACGGCCCGCGCCTGATCAGTTCAGCCGCAAATGCCGAATGTCGGATGTCGAACGTCGGTGCGTCAGAAACGCCAAACCGACATCGCACATCCGACATCCGACATCGATCCGAAGGGCGGTCCTCCGTGACCTGCCCATCGATTGGCTGCCGCCAGGCGCTCCCAACTCGGGAGCAACGATCACACGCCCGGCGGACGCGTCCCGCGACCCACGGCCAGGCCCCACACCAGGCTGACCAGGAAGATCACCAGGAACACGAAGAACAGGATGCGGGCGATATCCGTCGCCGCGCCCGCGATCCCGCCGAAGCCGAAGATCGCGGCAATGACCGCAACGATAAAGAACACAATGGCCCAGCGGAGCATCAGACACCTCCGAAAAATGTTCTCCCCACGGCCTCGAACATACACCCCGCCCGGCGCAAGTGCCGCCGTGTGGACCACTTCTCACCGTTTGCTTCATGCAGCACGGGCTGAACCACGCTCGCGTCGTTTTCATCCACCCACCTGAGCCGGGTGATCCCTCAGCGCACCTCAGCGGAGTTGCGTTCGTACGAGCCCCGACGCGTCTTCGCGCGGCGTCCGCCCACGAAGTGAGAGGGCACTCCGAGTTGCCCTGCGCGTAAAGGTGCCCCGATGGACCCGCCACTTCGTTCCGGGCTCGTTGCGAACGTTGGCCGTGGCATTCGGATGCCTTTCCCGCAATCGCGCCTCACTCACCAGACATCTGCTCCCGTACCGCCGCGCTCCCGCGTTTGAAGCGTCCCACACGATGGGAAGGGGTCCGCAGGGCCGCGTGGCGGATGGAGCCTCACATGATGCGTTCCCTCCACAGCGTCGCGGCGGCCGGTATCGGCCTGGCCGCGGTCCCCTTCTCCACGCACGCCGAGCTGGACTGGACGCCCACGCCCGGCCCCGCCGGCGGCAGCGTCCGCGCCCTGGACCTCGCGGGCAGTGCCGGCGTCGCCTCCACCATCGCCGGGCTGCACACCTCGGCCGATGGCGGGCGCACCTGGCGCGGGGCGTTCCGCTCGCCAGGGGCGCCGCAGGCGACCTTCGGTTTCGTGGCCGCTGTGCCCGGCGCGCTGTTCGCGCAGAACACCGCCCTGGAGTTCTTCGCGTCGACCGACGGCCTGCACTGGTCGCACGCCAACCCGCCCGTGCCCGGGGTCGCGCTGCACGCCATTGAGCACGCCAACGGCCGCACCTACGCGCAGCTGGACCCCGCCGCCGGGCAGCCGCTGTACTTCTCTGACGACCTGGGCGAAACGTGGTCACCCCTGATGAACTCGCCCACGCCCGCCGACGGCCTTTCCGCCAGCGGCAACGACGTGTTTACCTCGACCCTTGAGCTGCGCGACGGCGGCTTCACCCGCATCGTGACCGCCTACCGCTCCGGCGACCGCGGCCAGACCTTCGCCGTCATCGGCGGCTCCGACGCGTCGGTGAATGGCATCGCCCCCTCGCAGGCCGCAACGCCGCGCCGGGTGGGCACGCGCCTCCTGTGCGGGCAGTTCGTCTCGGAGAACGACGGGCAGAGCTGGCGGTTCTTCGACGCCTTCGAGACCCTGCGGCAGCAGTTCTGCGGGGCCGACTTCTGCGAGTTCCGCGTCGCCAGCTCCGCGGTCGTCAACGGCGCGATGTACGTGCACACGTACCTGGACTTCATGGACCAGGACGAGCCCGCGGACAACTTCAAGCTGTGGAAGACCACCGACTTCGCGACCTTCACCGAGGTCCCAGCCTCGCCCGCGCTGCCCGACCTGCTGGTCTCGCAGAGTTTCTGGCGCGAGGGGGCCAGCGGGGCGCTCGTGATCGCGGGCGCGCTGGGAA
The sequence above is drawn from the Phycisphaerales bacterium genome and encodes:
- a CDS encoding UdgX family uracil-DNA binding protein (This protein belongs to the uracil DNA glycosylase superfamily, members of which act in excision repair of DNA. However, it belongs more specifically to UdgX branch, whose founding member was found to bind uracil in DNA (where it does not belong), without cleaving it, appears to promote DNA repair by a pathway involving RecA, rather than base excision.); this encodes MKRRGKPGGAREVPEFPSGGEAPSAEAYIPARAVSLNVLRKAVLVCRGCGIWKCGTRAVFGEGNERAGGVMFVGEQPGDVEEREGRPFVGPAGRMLDKAMQEAGIDRSKVYVTNAVKHFKFEPKGERRIHSKPTSRETQACRPWLEREIAMVRPRVVVALGATAAQSLLGAKFRVTREGGKLIEGTQWAKFVLATGHPSAILRKPSSEERREAYAGLVRDLRVVAGVMVGRARKSA
- a CDS encoding NAD(P)/FAD-dependent oxidoreductase, coding for MHSSHPPSPPRDFDVLIVGGGPAGLSAALVLGRCRRSVLVIDAGHPRNYASRWAHNYLTRDGIPPMELLRLGREEIASYGVQFKQGVVAKADCLNPGYKVELLSGESFTGRKLLLATGVTDVLPDIPNLEAFYGLGVHHCPYCDGYEYADQPIAALGEPKKALGSAMNLRTWSPHITACSNGHRFNTLQRRRAAELGITLRPERIVKLETITGGTPDAPLYGDPKQDFSVEHHHEPHRLARIVFESGDPLPVAALFFNTDQVQRSDLPFSVGCVRNEKGGIHRDSRQRTQVRDVYLAGDASRDVQFVIVAAAEGAKAGVAINADFQKEERDVRS
- a CDS encoding cobalamin-dependent protein (Presence of a B(12) (cobalamin)-binding domain implies dependence on cobalamin itself, in one of its several forms, or in some unusual lineages, dependence on a cobalamin-like analog.) yields the protein MPGLAPMDEHDHQHLDSHCQHQFLAQLLRGIAPDLSLSAARRFCQIDPTIKDRYDEVTCHQWRDLFSLWVNDLAAALAVCRPAILHRQVAWSKSLFGARNVAHADVVNALTALRDAVHREIPDDDRPLVADYISSTIAHLSQCPGCPPCELDPDCPKGTLALQYVVTVLEGDRRKASDLILGALHRGLPIRDIYLTVLLPAMQELGRMWERNEIDVAEEHFCTATTEMVLSQLYTHLPRAPHNGRTVVLAATEGNHHQIGVRMVADFFEMAGWRSVFLGANVPGHDLALAVADFNADVLAIAACLHAHLQSVQDAIAMVRSCPEARNARIIVGGRGFEGTDGLWADMGADALAMSPDDAVARAGELVTARA
- a CDS encoding DUF1328 domain-containing protein, which codes for MLRWAIVFFIVAVIAAIFGFGGIAGAATDIARILFFVFLVIFLVSLVWGLAVGRGTRPPGV